The following coding sequences lie in one Bacteroidota bacterium genomic window:
- a CDS encoding ATP synthase F0 subunit C, translating to MEANAFGYLAAGIGAALTVIGAGLGIGKLAAAAMEASGRQPEVAGQVRTSMLIAAALIEGATFFALAICIILATK from the coding sequence ATGGAAGCAAACGCATTTGGATATTTAGCAGCCGGAATCGGCGCAGCATTAACAGTGATCGGAGCCGGACTTGGAATCGGAAAGCTTGCAGCAGCAGCAATGGAAGCAAGCGGACGTCAACCGGAAGTCGCCGGTCAAGTTCGAACCTCGATGTTAATTGCTGCAGCTCTTATCGAAGGTGCAACATTTTTTGCTCTTGCAATTTGCATAATCCTTGCTACCAAGTAA
- the atpB gene encoding F0F1 ATP synthase subunit A: MSSVIDTLKSSQHTISAMTDTVAAHTEHKENIFVELLHHTQDAPYLEVPFGYINLPHFPPVNLFGIEIDFSITKHVFFLWISAIIVLFIAVAAARKNTKSKIPKGIGNFIEVFVVFIRDEIVMPNMGKEGVRYMPYFLTTFFFILIMNLTGLVPYGSTSTSNVSVTAALALIAFVMIQASAIRQQGFGHYLAHLTGGVHWILWPIMIPIEILGLFTKPFALCIRLFANMTGGHIVIVSLIGLIFIFKTIWVAPIPIAFAVGIYILELFVAFLQAYIFTMLTSLFMGLGMQVSTDKENSH; this comes from the coding sequence ATGAGTTCTGTAATCGACACATTAAAATCTTCGCAACACACAATATCGGCTATGACTGATACAGTTGCGGCACACACTGAACATAAAGAAAATATTTTCGTGGAACTGCTTCATCACACACAAGATGCGCCCTACCTCGAAGTTCCATTCGGATATATTAATCTACCCCACTTCCCTCCTGTCAACCTATTTGGAATTGAAATTGATTTCTCCATAACAAAACATGTTTTCTTTCTCTGGATATCGGCAATAATTGTTTTGTTCATTGCTGTTGCGGCAGCACGAAAAAATACTAAATCAAAAATTCCAAAAGGGATTGGTAATTTTATCGAAGTGTTTGTAGTTTTTATACGCGATGAAATTGTAATGCCCAACATGGGAAAAGAGGGCGTCCGTTATATGCCTTATTTTCTCACAACATTCTTTTTCATTTTAATTATGAACTTGACCGGACTCGTTCCCTACGGTTCAACTTCTACAAGCAACGTAAGTGTAACAGCCGCTCTGGCATTAATCGCATTTGTGATGATACAGGCTTCTGCCATCCGCCAACAAGGTTTCGGTCATTACCTTGCTCATTTAACAGGGGGCGTTCATTGGATACTTTGGCCCATAATGATTCCGATTGAAATCCTCGGACTGTTCACAAAACCATTTGCACTATGTATCCGTTTATTTGCAAATATGACAGGCGGACACATTGTAATAGTTTCGTTGATTGGATTGATATTTATATTCAAGACAATTTGGGTTGCACCAATTCCAATTGCTTTTGCTGTTGGAATATATATTTTAGAATTATTTGTAGCATTCCTGCAAGCTTACATTTTCACAATGCTCACTTCCTTATTTATGGGACTTGGGATGCAGGTAAGTACTGATAAAGAAAATTCACATTAA
- a CDS encoding AtpZ/AtpI family protein: MNLKDLNHLAKAYREAMPYLAIGVQMAAMVIIMFLVGKWADDKFSTQPWLMIVGIFFGISAGFYHFFKFVSAESKKSNTSNKNEN, from the coding sequence ATGAATTTAAAAGATTTGAACCACTTAGCTAAAGCTTACCGCGAGGCAATGCCCTATTTAGCTATCGGCGTTCAAATGGCAGCTATGGTTATAATTATGTTTTTAGTCGGTAAATGGGCTGACGATAAATTCTCGACACAACCCTGGCTTATGATAGTAGGAATTTTTTTTGGGATCTCAGCCGGATTCTATCATTTCTTTAAGTTTGTTTCGGCTGAATCCAAAAAATCAAATACATCAAATAAAAATGAAAATTGA
- a CDS encoding polymer-forming cytoskeletal protein, producing MASKSEISNELNLIGTGTIIEGKLRSRGNIRIDGKVIGELFASELVSVGSSGEIEGSVSAKNISIGGKIKGSITVQEKLVLENKAIVSGDIRAAKLVIDEGAIFDGNCTMSGSKTLPLQPDTKG from the coding sequence TTGGCATCAAAAAGTGAAATCTCGAACGAACTTAACTTAATTGGAACTGGAACAATCATCGAAGGCAAGTTGCGAAGCAGAGGAAACATCCGCATAGACGGTAAAGTAATCGGTGAATTATTTGCGAGCGAATTGGTTTCAGTTGGCTCATCCGGCGAAATCGAAGGTTCTGTTTCGGCGAAAAATATTTCAATCGGCGGAAAAATAAAAGGCAGCATCACTGTTCAGGAAAAATTAGTTCTGGAAAACAAAGCAATCGTTAGCGGCGACATCCGAGCAGCAAAGCTCGTTATCGACGAAGGAGCAATATTCGACGGTAACTGCACGATGTCGGGGAGTAAAACTCTCCCGTTGCAACCTGATACAAAAGGGTAA
- a CDS encoding M23 family metallopeptidase — MQLKEPRKRKKEKLTIVIVPGNKSENAKNFTVGKFSLLLMSVSAIGLIAVFVIGLLIYTPLGHFLPITDPEIENRYGKQIIQVQEKLNTLINEIVVLRQYNLKLRKALGEKISDSDSILVERYTEPANEPKINLKTEPDVEIERVETTPLFGSDEKIFNPLRISTQGEFGMPDLPLTKPIDGLVTRDFNFENGHLGIDISGKEGSAIFASAPGTIIFADWSYDYGNMIILAHANGFRTVYKHNQRLLKTTGQTVRRGEPIALLGNTGKESTGPHLHFEIWKDEIAIDPKDYLLN; from the coding sequence ATGCAATTAAAGGAACCCCGTAAGCGGAAAAAAGAAAAATTAACTATCGTAATTGTTCCAGGCAATAAATCTGAAAATGCCAAGAACTTTACTGTCGGAAAATTTAGCTTGCTCCTGATGTCTGTTTCGGCAATTGGATTGATAGCCGTTTTCGTTATCGGTTTACTAATTTATACTCCGTTAGGTCATTTTCTTCCGATAACCGATCCCGAAATCGAGAACAGATACGGCAAACAGATTATTCAGGTACAGGAGAAACTGAATACTTTGATTAATGAAATCGTAGTTCTGCGGCAATACAATTTAAAACTTAGAAAAGCTTTAGGCGAAAAAATAAGCGACTCGGATAGCATATTGGTAGAAAGATATACTGAACCGGCGAACGAACCCAAAATTAATCTAAAAACTGAGCCTGATGTTGAAATCGAAAGAGTGGAAACAACACCGTTGTTCGGTTCCGATGAAAAAATATTTAACCCGCTGCGAATTTCTACACAAGGCGAATTCGGAATGCCCGACCTCCCGCTTACAAAACCGATCGATGGTTTGGTAACGAGAGACTTTAATTTTGAAAACGGACATTTAGGAATTGATATTTCCGGAAAAGAAGGAAGTGCGATATTTGCTTCGGCACCAGGAACAATTATTTTTGCCGACTGGTCTTACGATTATGGAAATATGATTATCCTCGCACACGCAAACGGATTCAGAACTGTTTACAAACACAACCAGCGGCTTTTGAAAACAACCGGCCAAACGGTGCGACGCGGCGAACCAATTGCATTGTTAGGCAATACAGGTAAAGAAAGTACAGGTCCGCATTTGCATTTCGAAATCTGGAAAGACGAAATTGCAATCGACCCGAAAGATTATTTATTGAATTAA
- the ruvA gene encoding Holliday junction branch migration protein RuvA: MLSYLTGKLTYKTPTEIVIDVNGVGYSLNISLTTYEQLSSANDQVKVFTYLHVREDALLLFGFSSESEREMFKLLISVSGIGPKIAQGMLSGMTADELKSAIQTGDIAALTSLQGVGRKTAERLLLELRDKIGKAEIELPSFPATSPQIKTRNDALNALISLGYNRNTAENAIREVLKENKDLSVEELIRQALRHTSK; encoded by the coding sequence ATGTTATCATATCTAACCGGAAAATTAACTTACAAAACTCCAACTGAAATTGTGATAGACGTAAACGGAGTTGGATATAGTTTAAACATATCGCTGACAACATACGAGCAATTAAGTTCGGCTAATGATCAGGTAAAAGTTTTTACATATTTGCACGTCCGCGAAGACGCTTTGCTGTTATTTGGGTTCTCTTCGGAATCGGAACGGGAGATGTTCAAACTTTTAATTTCGGTTTCCGGAATCGGTCCCAAAATCGCACAGGGTATGCTATCAGGAATGACTGCCGATGAATTGAAATCAGCTATACAAACCGGCGACATTGCTGCGTTGACTTCGCTTCAAGGTGTTGGAAGAAAAACAGCCGAACGGTTGCTATTAGAACTCCGCGACAAAATCGGAAAAGCTGAAATAGAACTTCCCTCCTTCCCTGCAACTTCTCCACAAATTAAAACGCGGAACGATGCGCTGAATGCTCTTATATCGCTTGGTTACAATCGCAATACCGCCGAAAATGCAATTCGAGAGGTATTAAAAGAAAATAAAGATTTATCCGTCGAGGAATTAATAAGGCAGGCGCTGAGGCATACTTCGAAGTAA
- the ruvC gene encoding crossover junction endodeoxyribonuclease RuvC: MKTVKNKRIILGIDPGSMITGFGIIELNNGKFSLVKCDAIVNNSKTDLPIRLGVIFQTLDSVIKKYKPDEIAIETAFYGKNAQSALKLGQARGVAMLSAVINKIALSEYSPREVKKAVVGNGAASKEQVQYMVKSILKLHPDKVGTKYYDITDALAVAICHSFRSVNSLIIPKKQFQQNSRRYKDWKAFVIDNNKSIKPKSYVIISNRKINLQNSN; this comes from the coding sequence ATGAAAACCGTAAAAAATAAACGGATAATTTTAGGAATTGATCCCGGCTCGATGATTACAGGTTTTGGAATCATCGAACTGAACAACGGAAAATTTAGTCTGGTTAAATGCGATGCCATTGTAAATAATAGTAAAACAGATTTACCAATCCGGCTTGGAGTTATATTTCAAACATTAGATAGCGTAATTAAAAAATACAAGCCCGACGAAATAGCAATTGAGACGGCTTTTTATGGAAAGAATGCACAGTCGGCTTTGAAATTGGGTCAAGCACGCGGTGTGGCGATGCTTTCGGCAGTTATCAACAAAATTGCTTTATCAGAATACTCGCCGCGTGAAGTTAAAAAAGCTGTGGTAGGTAACGGCGCCGCTTCAAAAGAACAGGTTCAATATATGGTAAAATCGATTCTGAAACTTCATCCCGACAAAGTCGGGACAAAATATTACGATATTACAGATGCTCTGGCCGTTGCTATCTGCCACTCGTTCCGTTCAGTCAATTCACTCATTATTCCCAAAAAACAATTTCAACAGAACTCTCGAAGATATAAAGACTGGAAAGCTTTTGTAATCGACAACAACAAATCTATAAAACCTAAAAGCTATGTTATCATATCTAACCGGAAAATTAACTTACAAAACTCCAACTGA
- a CDS encoding YebC/PmpR family DNA-binding transcriptional regulator, which translates to MSGHSKWATIKRKKASTDAKRGKIFTQIIKEITIAAKMGGGDPNGNPRLRLAVDKAKASNMPADNIKRAIMKGTGELPGVSYEDVTYEAYGAGGVALIIESVTDNKNRTVSELRHMLERNNGKLATAGSVAWSFHRKGVIQIPKSNYTEDDILAIILDAGADDLKVEDEFYEVNTTPETFEPVKKALEANKIAIESAELSLVPENLVKVEGKDAEQVLKLMDALEENEDVQNVYPNFDIDEKVLANYQA; encoded by the coding sequence ATGTCAGGACATTCAAAATGGGCAACCATCAAACGCAAAAAAGCTTCCACCGATGCGAAGAGAGGAAAAATTTTTACACAAATTATTAAAGAAATAACTATCGCTGCCAAGATGGGCGGCGGCGACCCAAACGGAAACCCACGGTTACGCTTAGCCGTCGATAAAGCGAAGGCGAGTAATATGCCCGCCGATAATATCAAACGCGCAATTATGAAAGGTACAGGCGAGCTCCCCGGTGTTTCATACGAAGACGTTACTTACGAAGCATACGGTGCCGGTGGTGTTGCTTTGATAATCGAATCGGTAACTGATAATAAAAACAGAACTGTTTCCGAACTGCGCCATATGTTAGAGCGTAACAACGGTAAATTAGCAACAGCCGGTTCGGTTGCATGGAGCTTCCATCGCAAAGGTGTTATTCAAATTCCAAAATCAAATTACACAGAAGACGATATACTCGCAATTATTTTAGATGCGGGCGCCGATGATTTGAAAGTGGAAGACGAGTTCTACGAAGTTAACACTACTCCCGAAACATTTGAACCTGTTAAAAAAGCTCTCGAAGCAAATAAAATCGCAATAGAATCAGCGGAACTTTCTTTGGTTCCTGAAAATTTAGTAAAGGTCGAAGGTAAAGATGCCGAACAAGTTCTAAAACTAATGGACGCTTTAGAAGAAAACGAAGATGTTCAGAATGTTTATCCTAATTTCGATATAGACGAAAAGGTTTTGGCTAACTATCAAGCTTAA
- the recJ gene encoding single-stranded-DNA-specific exonuclease RecJ has product MIREYRWTLTNEPQIEKIEKLSKDINVPNVIAKILVNRGIEDYDSAKQYFRPKFEHLHDPFLMSGMDKAVSRILTALDTKEKIMIYGDYDVDGTSGIAMLYLFFKKFNDHTYYHVPDRVKEGYGISNYGIDLAKNHGATLLIAIDCGITANEQVDYANSLGIDVIIADHHEPNAEIPKAYAVLDPLLPNCNYPFKSLCGCGVGFKLIQAVGQKIGQEDFAFSFIDFVTLATTADIVPLVGENRTIVKLGLQKINENPRPGIRALMDNSGIKSEELSSSQIVFILAPRINAVGRLGDAGRAVELLISHDYQDALKIAKVLETENQNRRKIDEDTFANAQQLVENYVNEDNDLSIILHQEDWHPGVIGIVASRLVEKYYLPTIMMTTIDGVAKGSARSIAGFDIYQALKRVEDTILQFGGHKYAAGVSVELERLDEFKLAFNVTVKELLSEELLKPEIKVDSEIQLTDITPRFQKILKEFAPFGPGNLRPVFLVSKVQATAPLKIVGKNHLRLKIKQNNLVFDAIGFNLGHLKDKVNASISSTKEMDLVFSINESDWQGGAPAGDAFPQLKIRDLR; this is encoded by the coding sequence ATGATAAGAGAATACCGATGGACTTTAACGAACGAACCTCAAATTGAAAAAATTGAAAAGCTTTCAAAAGATATAAATGTTCCTAATGTTATTGCAAAAATATTAGTCAATCGTGGAATTGAGGATTACGATTCAGCAAAGCAGTATTTTAGACCTAAATTTGAGCACTTGCACGATCCGTTTCTGATGAGTGGAATGGATAAAGCCGTGAGTCGAATTCTTACTGCTCTCGACACAAAAGAAAAAATTATGATATACGGCGATTACGATGTAGATGGTACCAGCGGCATTGCAATGCTCTATCTATTCTTCAAAAAATTTAATGATCATACGTACTATCATGTTCCTGACCGTGTGAAAGAAGGATATGGCATATCGAATTATGGAATAGATTTAGCAAAAAATCACGGCGCCACACTGTTAATCGCTATCGATTGTGGAATCACTGCCAACGAACAAGTGGACTATGCCAATTCATTAGGCATCGATGTAATAATTGCCGACCACCATGAACCAAACGCTGAAATTCCAAAAGCTTATGCTGTTCTCGACCCGCTGCTGCCAAACTGTAACTACCCTTTTAAATCGCTGTGCGGTTGTGGAGTTGGATTCAAACTTATCCAAGCTGTGGGACAAAAAATTGGACAGGAAGATTTTGCTTTTTCATTTATCGACTTTGTTACGTTGGCAACAACTGCCGACATCGTTCCGCTTGTCGGCGAGAACCGTACGATTGTAAAATTGGGACTACAGAAAATTAATGAAAATCCGAGACCCGGGATAAGGGCACTTATGGATAATTCCGGAATTAAGTCGGAGGAATTAAGCTCATCTCAAATTGTATTCATACTCGCACCACGTATCAATGCTGTCGGACGTCTCGGCGATGCAGGCAGGGCTGTAGAATTGTTAATCAGCCACGACTATCAAGATGCTTTAAAAATAGCTAAAGTTTTAGAAACAGAAAATCAAAATCGAAGAAAAATTGACGAAGATACTTTCGCCAACGCCCAACAACTTGTTGAAAATTACGTAAATGAGGACAACGATTTATCAATTATTTTACATCAAGAAGATTGGCATCCGGGTGTGATAGGTATTGTTGCTTCACGTTTAGTCGAAAAATATTACTTACCCACAATTATGATGACCACTATCGATGGAGTTGCAAAAGGCTCAGCCCGAAGCATAGCTGGTTTCGATATTTATCAGGCATTAAAGCGGGTTGAAGATACGATATTGCAATTTGGCGGACACAAGTATGCTGCAGGTGTTTCGGTTGAGTTGGAAAGGCTCGATGAATTTAAGCTTGCCTTCAACGTAACAGTTAAAGAATTACTCAGCGAAGAACTACTTAAACCTGAAATCAAGGTTGATTCTGAAATTCAACTTACAGATATTACGCCACGGTTCCAGAAGATATTAAAAGAATTTGCTCCATTCGGACCAGGTAACTTGCGCCCCGTATTTTTGGTTTCAAAAGTTCAAGCCACCGCACCTCTAAAAATTGTTGGAAAAAATCATTTGCGATTAAAAATTAAGCAAAACAATTTGGTCTTCGATGCAATCGGTTTTAACCTCGGTCACCTGAAAGACAAAGTTAATGCATCTATAAGCAGCACAAAGGAAATGGATCTGGTATTTTCAATCAACGAGTCGGATTGGCAAGGTGGCGCACCGGCTGGCGATGCATTTCCACAACTTAAAATAAGAGATTTACGCTGA
- a CDS encoding ribonuclease HI family protein has protein sequence MKINAFIDGASRGNPGESGIGVLLIDEAGNTLASINGYIGKATNNIAEYTALIACLKKAKDLNCTKITIHSDSELLVRQMNRQYRVRNEGIKEIFERVQCVLRSAKGGFKCEIKHIKRELNRDADLLANAGIDSKQPIKI, from the coding sequence ATGAAAATTAATGCCTTCATCGACGGAGCCTCGCGTGGTAACCCGGGCGAAAGTGGTATCGGCGTTTTATTGATAGACGAAGCAGGCAATACACTTGCTTCGATTAATGGATATATTGGCAAGGCAACAAATAATATTGCCGAATACACTGCTTTGATCGCATGCCTGAAAAAAGCGAAAGATTTAAATTGTACCAAGATTACAATCCATTCGGACAGCGAACTATTAGTCCGACAGATGAACAGGCAATATCGAGTTAGGAATGAAGGTATAAAAGAGATATTTGAACGCGTGCAGTGCGTTTTACGATCCGCCAAAGGCGGATTTAAGTGCGAGATAAAACATATTAAGCGTGAACTAAACCGCGATGCTGACCTTCTTGCTAATGCTGGAATTGACAGCAAGCAACCTATAAAAATTTAA
- a CDS encoding C4-type zinc ribbon domain-containing protein, protein METKLRFLYALQQVDSQLDELEDFKGELPAIVNQLTEAVNSLKTKITELEAEIKNNKKKSDEGDVEQISLSEKITKYKKQQYEVKTNKQYDALTHEIENSEKKIEQLTNDIIIFEGNIKNGKEDLEKLREELKTAEEELEEKQAELDVIIKENEEEELKVQHEREKLVARVNKQDLATYSRIRKAKNGLAVVSVKRNACGGCYNSLPPQKIQELRQNTNMFTCERCGRILVSDTIVEGSKNLL, encoded by the coding sequence TTGGAAACAAAATTACGTTTTCTATACGCACTACAACAGGTCGATTCTCAGCTCGATGAGCTTGAAGATTTTAAAGGCGAACTTCCGGCGATAGTGAATCAGCTTACTGAAGCAGTAAACTCACTAAAAACAAAGATTACAGAACTGGAAGCAGAAATTAAGAACAACAAGAAAAAAAGTGATGAGGGGGATGTTGAGCAAATAAGCTTATCCGAAAAAATCACAAAATACAAAAAACAGCAGTACGAAGTAAAAACCAATAAACAATATGATGCACTGACTCACGAAATTGAAAATTCAGAAAAAAAAATTGAACAACTGACAAATGACATCATAATTTTCGAGGGTAATATCAAGAATGGAAAAGAGGATCTCGAAAAACTCAGAGAAGAACTTAAAACTGCTGAAGAGGAATTAGAAGAAAAACAAGCCGAGCTGGATGTTATCATAAAAGAGAACGAAGAAGAAGAATTAAAAGTACAACACGAGCGCGAAAAGTTAGTAGCACGTGTAAATAAACAAGATTTAGCGACTTACAGTCGTATCCGGAAAGCAAAAAACGGATTAGCAGTGGTTTCTGTTAAACGTAATGCATGCGGCGGATGCTATAATAGTTTACCGCCTCAGAAAATTCAGGAACTGCGGCAAAACACAAACATGTTTACTTGTGAACGTTGCGGCAGAATATTAGTTTCCGATACAATAGTTGAAGGAAGTAAAAACCTTTTATGA
- a CDS encoding Nif3-like dinuclear metal center hexameric protein — translation MTIKEINSLISEWAPKELAWERDNIGLQVGSYEKPVHKILAALDVTIDVVDECISKNIDLLIVHHPLIFNPIKSINSNDRIGQLIFKLIENRISVIAAHTNLDFTKYGVSYTLAQKLELKNIKILKPTESHFKKIAVFVPSDYTEKVAESMANAGAGVIGNYDYCSFRTSGIGTFKGGKETKPFIGSPGEFEKVEEIKLEMIVPNWKLSDVTSALRRSHPYEEPAFDIYPLEIVSEYYGAGAIGTFEEALTQKKFLQHAKEKLNAENIKYVEGSQDKIKTVAVCGGSGSNLIPDAIAAKADAFVTGDVGYHSFIEANGIILLVDAGHFETEVAIVDSIVNYLKNKFISLKENIQISATTQIKNPIQNI, via the coding sequence ATGACGATTAAAGAAATAAATAGCCTAATATCTGAATGGGCACCCAAAGAATTAGCATGGGAAAGAGACAACATTGGTTTGCAGGTTGGCAGTTACGAAAAACCTGTTCATAAAATTTTAGCTGCATTAGATGTTACAATCGATGTAGTTGACGAGTGTATATCCAAGAACATTGATTTACTCATCGTTCATCATCCGCTGATATTCAATCCAATTAAATCCATTAATTCTAATGATAGAATCGGACAATTAATATTTAAACTAATCGAAAACCGGATTTCGGTAATCGCCGCTCATACAAATTTAGATTTTACTAAATATGGTGTAAGCTATACACTTGCTCAAAAGTTGGAATTAAAAAACATCAAAATTTTGAAGCCGACAGAATCGCATTTCAAAAAAATAGCAGTGTTTGTTCCGTCCGATTACACCGAAAAAGTTGCTGAGAGTATGGCAAACGCCGGCGCTGGCGTCATTGGAAATTACGATTATTGCTCTTTCCGCACTTCTGGAATCGGCACATTCAAAGGGGGCAAGGAGACCAAACCATTTATCGGCTCTCCCGGAGAGTTCGAAAAGGTGGAAGAAATAAAATTGGAGATGATTGTACCAAATTGGAAATTATCCGATGTTACGAGTGCCCTACGTCGTTCGCATCCTTACGAAGAACCCGCTTTCGATATCTATCCTTTGGAAATCGTATCGGAATATTATGGTGCCGGGGCAATCGGAACTTTTGAAGAAGCATTAACTCAAAAAAAATTTTTGCAACATGCAAAAGAAAAATTAAATGCCGAAAACATTAAATACGTCGAAGGCAGTCAGGACAAAATAAAAACTGTAGCTGTTTGCGGTGGTTCAGGAAGCAACTTAATTCCCGATGCGATAGCTGCTAAAGCCGATGCATTTGTTACCGGCGATGTGGGATACCATTCATTCATTGAAGCTAATGGAATAATTCTACTTGTCGATGCCGGACATTTCGAAACCGAAGTAGCAATTGTCGATTCTATTGTGAATTATTTAAAAAACAAGTTTATCTCGCTGAAGGAAAATATTCAGATTTCAGCGACAACGCAGATAAAAAATCCAATTCAAAACATATAA
- a CDS encoding response regulator: MITNTIIIQKIGKMMDFDTINILLIDDDAAYVSVARHLLNKFPGRRFNLIWKENGQKAVAELKTNPNIQLILVDYYLPDQNGLEIVKEISEQGISVPIIFLTTHKNFKLAIEAMRYNVEDYLIKDEAVDTLLPRAIITVLERVKIKRQIETAEKTKMISEKRAEAIRELIVTICHEFNNPLAAIRISTDIISRQKLTAESEKILQELITNLKIIEKEILTLRDIDVSEALK; the protein is encoded by the coding sequence ATGATAACAAATACTATAATAATTCAAAAAATAGGTAAAATGATGGATTTCGATACAATCAACATACTACTGATTGACGATGACGCGGCTTATGTTAGTGTAGCAAGGCATCTTTTAAATAAATTCCCCGGTAGGAGATTCAATTTAATTTGGAAGGAAAATGGTCAGAAAGCAGTTGCTGAACTAAAAACCAACCCGAACATCCAATTAATTTTGGTAGATTATTATCTTCCCGATCAAAACGGTTTAGAGATTGTAAAAGAAATTTCCGAACAAGGTATATCGGTACCCATAATATTTTTAACTACTCACAAAAATTTCAAATTAGCTATTGAAGCTATGAGGTATAACGTTGAAGATTATCTCATCAAAGACGAAGCTGTTGATACTTTATTGCCGCGTGCAATAATAACTGTTTTGGAACGGGTTAAAATAAAAAGACAAATTGAAACTGCCGAAAAGACAAAAATGATTTCTGAGAAAAGAGCGGAGGCTATCCGTGAACTCATTGTTACTATCTGTCACGAATTCAATAACCCGCTGGCAGCAATCAGAATAAGCACCGATATTATTTCGCGCCAGAAGCTAACCGCTGAATCTGAAAAAATTTTGCAAGAATTGATTACAAACTTGAAAATAATTGAAAAGGAAATCTTAACATTACGTGATATCGATGTTTCCGAAGCCTTAAAGTAA
- a CDS encoding response regulator — MSEKSKILVVDDEDTLRTVLSQELKGEGYEVETAADGLLALDAIKQNNFDLVLLDIKMPNMDGFEVLKYIKQNHKDLKIIMLTGFADLKNAIESKKLGAEDFVSKPYDLVDLLTTIERVLSE, encoded by the coding sequence ATGTCAGAAAAAAGTAAAATTTTAGTAGTTGACGATGAAGATACACTTCGTACAGTTCTCAGTCAGGAGTTAAAAGGTGAAGGTTATGAAGTTGAAACAGCAGCCGACGGGTTACTCGCCTTAGACGCTATTAAGCAAAATAATTTTGATCTGGTTCTGTTGGATATTAAGATGCCCAATATGGATGGTTTCGAGGTTTTAAAGTATATCAAACAAAACCACAAAGATTTAAAAATTATTATGTTGACAGGTTTTGCCGACCTTAAGAATGCAATCGAATCAAAAAAATTGGGAGCAGAAGATTTTGTTAGTAAACCTTATGACCTGGTCGATTTACTAACCACCATCGAAAGAGTATTAAGTGAGTAA